One Triticum dicoccoides isolate Atlit2015 ecotype Zavitan chromosome 3B, WEW_v2.0, whole genome shotgun sequence genomic window, TCTTAGAAAACCTAGAACAAACCGAGCAAAATCCAAAAACCCGTAAAAACTCCAAGACGTGTACAGAAAACAATAAAACGCGTTCACGCAGGGTGCGGCCAGCGCACAACACGTGGCGGCGCTGTGACACACCATGTGGTGATGTGGGGTTCACCATGTGGTGTCCGGCGTGCCCCCTCGTGCCTTCGCCGCGTAAGCCCCCCAACGGGGTACCTGCTCATTAGTTGCCCCCCTTTTGAGTGGTGCTCTGGTGGGTTTTCTAAGAGGGCACTCCCGTGCATAAGTAGGAAGAACTTCGTTTTTGTCACCCCAGATGGGCCTAGCCAAGCCAGACGGCGCACGTCTTTTTTGTTTTCATATTTCTCATTTTGCCTTTTCCTGTCAATTTAATTTTTAATTTCGCAATAACATGAATACTTTTGTTTAATTTGAGAAATTTTTTGCAAACTCGAATATGTGAATAATTTTTTAAATaaggtgaacatttttaaaaaatgaaCAAATTTTCAAATCTGGTGGACATTTTACAAAATACACACTGAACAAATGTTTATATACGACAAATTTTTTATTTATATAAAATGAATTTTGTAAATATGCGCTGATCAATTTCAAtatcacattgaacattttttaaaatagggtcaacattttttttaaaacacaTTGAACAATTATTTAATACATGATGAAAATTTTATTTGAATACAATCAACTTTTTTACAATATATGGTGAACAATTTTCAATTACGCACTAAACATTTTTCAAGTATGGTGATTTTGTTTCGAAATTACACACTAAACAATTATTTAACACGCATATGATGAACATGTTATTTATACACAATGATTTTTTTTAATATATGGTAAAAAAATCAATTGCACActgaatatttttgaaaatacGGCGAACATTTTTGCCAAATACACACTGTCAAGTTATTTAATATGCAGTGAACATTTTATCTATATACAATGAACTGTTTTAAATATATGGTGAACTAATTTTCCCAAATCATGAACAAATTTTGACATTCCAAACAGTTTTTGTAAAAATTGAAAACTTcttgaaatttgtgaacatttcctGAAAttgtaatttttttttgaaattccaaacattttctgaaaatttacaTAAAATTTAAAAACGCGAACACttttttaaaacatgaacaatttttgaaagtatgattttttgaggaaaaaaaagaagaagaaaataggaAAAAAGTTAAAAATGAAACCTAAAAGAAAGAATGCAGTAAAAAACAACAGGATAAAAGAAGAATTAAAACAGCCCGGATGCTTACCAAAGCCGGCAGGAAAGCTTCGGCAACAtatcagtttttttttttttgaggtagcGACAACATATCAGTTGCGGTGGAGATTTTGAGTGAGCGGAAGCGGAAGAAATGGGCTGCTCCAAACAGACCCGTAGTGACAGACTCGTCTCAGATGGGCTCGCATAGGTATAACAATTCGGTCCACACGGCTCGACTAACAACATCTTGCTGAACTGAACTGAACTGAACTGGACTGAAGCAGAGCACATCGTATTCAGTTGCAGTTTCAGAACCTTCAACTAACCTGAATTACTAGCTTCCTAACAAACAATAATCCAGAGACCAACTTCATTTGGTTTCCTTCAGTGACCCTCTGAATATCTACGATACTATGTGCTCACAAACTGTATACAGCTGCTTGGCCTATCAAGTTCCATTTCAGAACAGTAAAAGCTATATATATACTATTCTCTTCCCCATTTGCTCATCAAATGAGTCTGTACAACCAGGGGCTCATCTATGATTACAAGATTAACAAAAATCACATCTTCAGTAATAAAGCAAGAGACTAGGGGCTCATATAGAACAAATCTACAGTACTCTGTTTTCGCAAGGATGGCCTTGCAACTTGCAAGGGTTGGATAAATTTAATGCATGGCCTTCGCATCCTTGCAAAAAATAataaaattcagtatcattttctcGATCACGCTTTCATACTGTATCGTTGTTTCCATGGACGCgcacacttgatatgtatgagcgaGCTCCTGGCTACAGGAAGAGGGAGAGGCTGCCGGCCATTCACCTGCATGTGTTTGATCAAAACAGTTATAAATCCCCCTTCATAGGAAGTTTAGTTTCATGCCTAATTGCAAGCTGAATATGTGTTCTGAATTATAACACATATAGTGACAGTTACCAAATCTccttttcagttttgaaaaaaaaactcctTTTCAGTTGAAAAGCTTGTCATGACATCTATAACATTTTGTAGCTTAACAACAGATCCAGATCACAATTCAATTTAATTTAACAAAAAAGAAGTACCACTATTCACGGCAACTGTAGCAGTGCCCCTATGAAATACTCAAGGGTATAGCAGCAGAAGACATACATTTCCTTCTATCACACATAACCTTGGATGATGTTGTCttgcctccttccttccttcctctccttatGGTACGTCCTATTTTTCATTTGAGTAATCCTGCAATTTAAGCGAAACAAAGCAATGTGCAGTATGTTCGATTAGGTTCTACTCCAAAAGGAGATTAAAACATACATACTAACTACTATGTTCGGAAAGAGCAACAGGATTATCACCTGCACAACATTTGTATCGATCTTGTAGGGCTCTCTTGTGTACAGTAGGTGCCATTTTTTTTCATTGCCCCCATCCTTTGCATAAGCCTCAACATGCTGGATATGGCTGAACTTGTACCACTCCGAGCCAGATTTTCCCAAAGCCATGGAGGTGAGTACCTTTCGGCTGCAGTTCAACAAAAAATGACTTGGCTTCACAGCCTGCAGGTATAACGGGAGTTGTTTCTCACTGTGCCATAGATTCAGCACAAGTCTTCTGAGTGCAGGCACCTGCTCAAGTAACTCGACCTTTGGGCAGAAGCTGATCTCAAGATTCTGCAATTTGGGAAGATTAGAGATCCTAGTCATCTCCGGCATGCGAGACAGCCTGAGCTCAGTGACGGAACCAAAGTTTTCAACAGAGTCAAGGCCCTCGATGTTGCTCATATATACTTTTTTCAAAGCCCTTGCATGGGATGCAAGGCCGGGAGGGATACGCCTCAAATTGCATCTTACGATACTAAGCTCCTCCAAGAGGGGCATAGCTTGCACCTGCTCCTCCCACTCCCAGTCCTCCCATTGCACCAATGCATTTAGCTTCATCTGATGCAGTCTTGGAAAAGAAGTTGTCGCCTGGGATGAAGGATGATGACGGTGGTCCGGGGACTGCACAAATTCAGGCCCAACACGCTTGATAGCTGGCGCTCGGTCGACTGCTAGGAGCTCGAGACGTGGGAGCAGACACAAGCCATCAGGGAGTTGGGTGCAACAAACAAGTTCATGCATTGTTAGAAACCTCAAGCTCTTGAGAGGCGATGTTGCCGTCGACATCATCCATCTTGGGAGCTGGCGACCAAAATATCCTTGGATGTTAATATTTTCGATGCAAGACGGAGGATAGAGTTCATCAAACACCTCCTCAATTATTCCTTGTTCCTTCTCAGAGGGTACTCTTCTATTGTTGTCAAGTGTATTCGTGCAGTGTAATTTCATTAACGTAAGATGTACCTTTGCAACAAGCATGGCCTTCAAGGCGGACGAGGTAACGGCTACATTCTCCAAACCCTTCAATCCGAGATGAATGAGGTGAGAAAGAGGTCCCAACTCTTCCAAACTACACCAATCACCATTCACGTAGGCTGGGAACCCATATAGTTCCCTCAGATTTATCAAGGCACAGAAACCCCTAGGCATATTATTTACACATGTGTCATCAAGGTCAAGAAATCGCAGTTCCTCTAACTTGACAATGCTGTCAGGAAGTTTCACCAGACTCCTACAACCTTCAAGACCAAGGTGTTGTAGGAATTTTACCTTGTGAATGTCCTCTGGCAGGCTGTTTATATCATTGCAGTTTTGTAGTGTTAGATACCTCAGGTGTTTGagctgatatagagattcagtCAATGCAGCAAAATTTGCAGACTCAATATGTAGAGTTCGGAGACTTGAAAAGCTCATCAGCGAATCACCAGACTGAATCTTGAAATTCCCAATTATTATTATCGATCTTAGCGATTTTTGCTCTTGTAAACATCTCCACTCAAATTCATCAGACTGCCCGCCTTTGGTTTCTACAGATAACCTAAGAAACTTTGGTAGACTAAGTTTGCTATTAAGAATTTCTCCACTATGACCTATTAGTGCTTCATCTCTAGTCAAAAATTGAGCAAATGATCGAACAACATCATGCATGTGGCAAATAGTTTGATTGGAATATAACGGATCCGGCTCTATTAGGTTCCTCAATATTAGCTCCTTATGGTACTCATTTCCTAATTCTTCCAATTTATCAGAGTCCCCATGAACAAATCCTTCACCAATCCACATTCCCACAAACTGTGCGTGGGTAAAACCTATTCTTTTAGGCTTAAGGGAGAAATGCAGAAAGCATTGTTTTAAACATGGAGACAAGTCCTCGTAGCTAACATATATTGCATTGTTTAGCTCTTCTGGCATACGGCTTACTGACCATGTAGAATCATGCAAAACCTTTTCCCAATCATGTCGCTCTTTGTCCTTCTGGCATAGGAGTCCTCCCATCACTTTTATGGCAAGCGGTAACCCATCACATTTTTCTACGATTTGCAACCCAATATCCTTAAGCATATCAACTGCAGGTTCAGTTTTCTCTGTTGTGAGTACCTGCAAGCAGTTTAAGCATGTAGAGTTAAATaagaaacacacacacaaacacactggAGTGGCTACTGAAAAGTTAAGTTACCAAACAAAAACATAGAACTATCTGCTGATTAATAATTGAGTGGATGCTCCAGTCACGGGGATATCTGAGATGTGCCCTTTTCTCTGCTTGTCTTACAGTTATGAAACATCAAAATGATAATCTAACAGAACTAGTTACTCTCAACAAACTAATCGAATCCTAGCAGCATCATTCATCAAacaacaatgaacatataatacatAGAGACATAATAAACGGCAGGTGCACTTAAGGTACTGAAGCACAAAGACTGCTGGGGAATATGGCTATGACCTGTGCTAATAAATGAATATACTATATTGATAATTTACTTAAGATAGAGCAGAGGTTGCTAGTAGCCATACACTCACCTGCTTCTTGAGCAATGACCAAGCATCTTCAGGCTCTAATTTGTCAACATGGTGGTAAGGATGCACAGCTTTCATGCCTCGAGCAATGGCTTCATGTCTTGATGTGATGAGGACTCGGCTACCAGGGGCGCTGTGGCTAAAGGCAGCCTTCAGCAAGTTGGTCCATTCATTGGTGCCCCACATGTCATCCAACACAAGAAATATCTTCTTGTCTCTGATAGCGCTCGCAAGAGCCGGCACAAGCAAAGCTTTGTCTTGAGACCCACCACCTGGCCCTGGCAAGTTTCCATTGGCAGAAGTGATGGCCGTCTGCAACAACTCAACCTCGCTGAACTCTTGTGTGACACTCAACCATATCTTTGTGGTGAACTTGTCTTGAATGGCCTCATCATTAAAGACCTTCTTGCTGAGGGTAGTCTTACCAATTCCACCgacaccaacaatggcaaacaccatgATGCTATCACTCTTGTCCCCTGACTCCATCATGAGCATATGGACAAGTGCCCTTGTATCATCTTCAATCTTCTCCCCGACCACACTTGATCGCTCCAGCAGTGGATTTGTCTTGCGGTTGACAGGAGGAGGGTTGGTTGTCTTTCGGTTTTGGTAGGCTTCCAGCTTGATAAAATTGAAACTACCGCCCCTCTTGGAGATTTCATCTAGCTTTTGGTTGAGCACCTTGATGCGGCTCCCGATCTCGTGGGCATGGAGGGGATGTCGCATGCAGAAGAGGAGTGGGTTAAGGCACCCCATGTCCCTGGATGGACCTTGCTCCATGACTCTGAGCTGGCACAGGTCGAGGATGTCAGTGGCGCGATACATGGCGCGCTTCAGTTCCTCCACCCACTCCCGCACACTCTCGTCTGTGATGTTCCTCTTATCGGCATCTGCAAGGACATTTTTTAGGTCCCTGAGCTTGACGCTTAGGTCATCAATCCCGCTAGAGACCCCAATCAACATGGCCACTTCTTCAATTGCCATCTCAGTGAGCATGTTGCTGACATAAGATGCCAAAGCATCCAAAACTCCTGCCATCAGCAGGAAGGATTTTGTGCTGCCAGAACGAAACAGATAAAGAAAATTACTCTTTCATTATCATAATGATCACCATACAATCCCATGAATGCTTGAAACTGAACGACATGTCATTATCTCATTTAATAATTAGAGAAAAAGGATAATAAATTCGTTCACCAATAATGTATCTGAAATGTAGTCTGATTGCAGTTATTTTCTGAATCCCTGGCAATTCAAACATGCACGCCATATACAAAGCAAAGGGTTCCCCATTTCCGAGAAAAGAACACAAAGATATTTTTTAACGACAAAGAGCTACAATTACACTGCAAGCACACCATTACTAGAAGAGAAAAATAAAGAGTAGAAAGCCCATAAATTTTCTGCATGGTAATAtggtatatactactccctctgtcctataATATAAGATGCTACTAATGTACTCATATATtggttgtaataacatcttatattatgagatggaaatggagggagtaggagCTAGTGATCTCGGCACACGGAACAAACTACAAAAAGTTAGCGAACTTAACTTCAATCAACAGAACAAGAACAGATCAGAGATGGATGGGTAAAGTTTCCTCCGGTCTGCTCTTAGTGTAACTTGTGTGGAAGCGCCAGAGGGTGGAGCTTAGACAGATGGAGAGAATTTGGAAGTTGTGTGTTGCTCAACACGAGCCTTCAAGCCAACAAATCTAATTTACAAATTTAAAACATGACTCATTTATATGCAAGTCTTACAGGTCATGCTGCTAACTAATATGATTCGACGCAAGAAggtgttgaaatatctaaaaatgtATCGGTGTTAAAAAGATTCATAAAAGATGTCCGATTTGAATGGCCTTAGGTTGAAATTATTTTTCAGGAACACAAAATATCTCCAAATACAGCGTAGCCGCACGTACAATAAGCTTGCACATACTTACACACACTGCTTACCGACGCCTCGATGCCGCACGTGTTGAAAATGGCAACATTTTAACCCGATAAAAGGGAACGTTATAATCCTGGGATCCACTAAGAAACTACTTAATTCACAAAAGAGTAATAACAatgccgaaaaaggctttcgccccactttatatataaagcatagACCAACAGTGCCCGATACAACCGCACTCACCcaccacacacatacacacacccaaggctggatacataggcgctgagcgcagcaacacacgCCCTAGCACTACAAGAGCCGCCGGGGGCTTCAGCCGTGAACACCGCGAAGAAGTGAAGCCGTATATGACGAACCGTGGGCTTCAAGGTGGCGCCTTCAAAaaggatacgacaccggagcgccgccatcgcccgttccaaggatcagagtttcccctggagcaacacgacgGACAATGATAGCCgcaacgacgccttcaagaagggagcgatcTTCACCGTCGccagtccgtccgaagatagagtaGGCTTTCACCCCGGCCAATACTCACCgctaccgaacgccacaccccggctaccacgctgttggaaatatgccctagaggcaataataaaagtgttattattatatttccttgttcatgataattgtcttttattcatgctataactgtattatccggaaatcgtaatacacgtgtgaatacatagaccacaatatgtccctagtgagcctctagttgactagctcgttgtgatcaacagatagtcatggtttcctggctatggacattggatgtcgttgataacgggatcacatcattaggagaatgatgtgatggacaagacccaatcctaagcatagcacaaggatcgtgtagttcgtttgctagagctttgccaatgtcaagtatctcttcctttgaccatgagatcgtgtaactcctggataccgtaggagtgctttgggtgtatcaaacgtcacaacgtaactgggtgactataaaggtgcactacaggtatctccgaaagtatctattgttttatgcggatcgagactgggatttgtcactccgtgtaaacggagagatatctctgggcccactcggtaggacatcatcatatgcgcaatgtgaccaaggagttgatcacgggtgtgacgcccgggtaattaagctacagtgaacctctgctaatgatgccacgtcacctcaattactGTTCCTAATCacgtgttagttcgaaactgattcaaattcaaattcaaaatcaaccaaagaataaaagttttcaaatattaaaactagaatgttcggagtgaaccaaatattgcataggtaattatggtggagaaagcacacctttataaaatgtttaaacactctaaaatgaataaaaaagtAACAATAATAATCATTTATATGCTTTCAAAATGTTAAACAATTTCAAAACTATTTTGTTTCGGTGCTAAGTGGTTTGTGGCTGTGGCTTAGTTTGCAAACTCTCTTTTGGTGCCACTGTAGTATCTTACTAAaatgagaaataaaagaaaacacaaaaacagaaaacaatacaaaagagaaaaaaaaagaattaaaacctAAAGCTAACAGAAAAAAAAATGGAAGACTCCctccctgggccgtggcccaactggaccagcccactggcccagaccggcccccactcccccataaccccactaaaccgaaaccctaaccccccactcgctccactccctcccccgattcccctggatcgggatcgatccccaTCCCTCCTCACCCTCGCTCCTCTCGCTTCCCCCGAACCAGATCGGGACGCAACGCCCCCGCCCCCTTGCTAGACCCCGCCGCCCCTGGCGCCCGTCGCCACCACCNNNNNNNNNNNNNNNNNNNNNNNNNNNNNNNNNNNNNNNNNNNNNNNNNNNNNNNNNNNNCCCCGCCCGGAGCTACCTCGCCCCCGCCGCACGAGGACCgcgtcgccggactgcctcctcgacGCCGTCGTCCCCGCCCTCTTCCTCATCCCCCACTGCCTAGCCCCTACGCGCCCCTCCCCGTgagcacctctcctcctcctccccgcgctgTGCCTGAACGGCGCCCCGGCACGCGCCTAGCTCCGACCCAGCCCGATGTGTCAACGGGCGCGCTCGCGCCCGCCCCCGTCCGCACACACGCCCCGTTCCGGCCATGGACTCGCGGTGACCACCGCACCCATGGCGCTCTTGCCTGCGTCGATGAGCCCCTGCTCGGGTCGTCCTGGTCCGGCCGCACCGCCCACGGCCTCGGCAAGCCCCAACCCTCCTCTTGTCGTGCTGCTGCGGCTCCGCCGCCCCCCCCCAACCGCGCTGCTGGCCCGCGCCGCGGCCAACCCCTCTCCATCGACGCCTGGCTCCggccgctccggccgccgcggccgacGACTCCCCTGGCCGGTGCCCTGCTGCGTTGGGTCAGGGGCTCGGCCCGCTAACGGGCGCCCCGTAGCCTCCTGCACCCGCGCGCCCATGCGCCCACACCCGTTAAGGCCCCCTGGGGccactgacatgggggccccagccccagaacgttttattaaaaaaaaaggaattaaaattaataataataaaaataattaattaattaattaattaattaaggaattaattaagttaattaatcctaattagattaatcaaattaactaattagtctagttaaactgtgattagtttagctaaaacctgattagcctaaacaaggtatgacaggtgggccccgctggacccacacgtcagtttgaccagtcaacgcccctgttgactgctgacgtcatgatgacgtcagcaaacactgttttggataaggttggatttaaatgaataaataaaatcagaaaatgatttaaatctttagaaaatcatatcttttaatccgtaactcggatgaaaatactttctacatgaaagttgctcagaacgacgagacgaacccggatacgcagcccgttcgtccaccacacacctctaacataccaaacacgcaactttccccctccggttcatctgtccgaaaacgcgaaaccccgggaatactttcccggatgttttccccccttcaccggtatcacctactaccgcgttagggcacaccgaacaccgcgtattgccttgttatattttgtgatgctttgtttgctctgtattcattatttctttcttccccctcttctctccggtagactacgagaccgacgctgctgctgaccagttcgactacggagttgacgacccctctctcttgccagagcaaccaagcaagcccccccccttgatcaccagatatcgcctattctcctctatactgcttgcattagagtagtgtagcatgttactgctttcgttaatcctattctgatgcatagcctgacattgtcgctacatctgttgataccttacctgcaatcctaaatgcttagtataggatgctagtttatcattattggccctacattcttgtcagtctgccttgctatactatcgggccgtgatcacttgggaggtgatcacgggtatatactatacatacatacatactatacagatggtgactaaagtcgggtcagctcattgagtacccgcaagtgattctgacgagggggctgaaaggacaggtggctccatcccggtagaggtgggcctgggttcctgacggcccccgactgttactttgtggcgaagcggcagggcaggttgagaccacctaggagacaggtgggcctggccctgttcggcgttcgcggacacttaacacgcttaacgagatcttg contains:
- the LOC119279148 gene encoding putative disease resistance protein RGA4; this encodes MAGVLDALASYVSNMLTEMAIEEVAMLIGVSSGIDDLSVKLRDLKNVLADADKRNITDESVREWVEELKRAMYRATDILDLCQLRVMEQGPSRDMGCLNPLLFCMRHPLHAHEIGSRIKVLNQKLDEISKRGGSFNFIKLEAYQNRKTTNPPPVNRKTNPLLERSSVVGEKIEDDTRALVHMLMMESGDKSDSIMVFAIVGVGGIGKTTLSKKVFNDEAIQDKFTTKIWLSVTQEFSEVELLQTAITSANGNLPGPGGGSQDKALLVPALASAIRDKKIFLVLDDMWGTNEWTNLLKAAFSHSAPGMKAVHPYHHVDKLEPEDAWSLLKKQVLTTEKTEPAVDMLKDIGLQIVEKCDGLPLAIKVMGGLLCQKDKERHDWEKVLHDSTWSFVGMWIGEGFVHGDSDKLEELGNEYHKELILRNLIEPDPLYSNQTICHMHDVVRSFAQFLTRDEALIGHSGEILNSKLSLPKFLRLSVETKGGQSDEFEWRCLQEQKSLRSIIIIGNFKIQSGDSLMSFSSLRTLHIESANFAALTESLYQLKHLRYLTLQNCNDINSLPEDIHKVKFLQHLGLEGCRSLVKLPDSIVKLEELRFLDLDDTCVNNMPRGFCALINLRELYGFPAYVNGDWCSLEELGPLSHLIHLGLKGLENVAVTSSALKAMLVAKVHLTLMKLHCTNTLDNNRRVPSEKEQGIIEEVFDELYPPSCIENINIQGYFGRQLPRWMMSTATSPLKSLRFLTMHELVCCTQLPDGLCLLPRLELLAVDRAPAIKRVGPEFVQSPDHRHHPSSQATTSFPRLHQMKLNALVQWEDWEWEEQVQAMPLLEELSIVRCNLRRIPPGLASHARALKKVYMSNIEGLDSVENFGSVTELRLSRMPEMTRISNLPKLQNLEISFCPKVELLEQVPALRRLVLNLWHSEKQLPLYLQAVKPSHFLLNCSRKVLTSMALGKSGSEWYKFSHIQHVEAYAKDGGNEKKWHLLYTREPYKIDTNVVQDYSNEK